In the Topomyia yanbarensis strain Yona2022 chromosome 3, ASM3024719v1, whole genome shotgun sequence genome, one interval contains:
- the LOC131689793 gene encoding FGFR1 oncogene partner 2 homolog, with protein MSVTFEQIILDAKRVANRLKDREALGDSLLLETESVNKQMESMRQFQDDIDILNKLARERSNNQLITIIHQENPQIREIQQENRLLKAALEDHQHALEHIMSKYREHTQSKILNTKVNFVEAFNKHQQFSERKDELIRQQTNKIQEMAAVMQRASQIDEEKFNQEQECLSKLITENKGLRELLEISQKYGSNGQRILVDEKSTQTDNHLLDDFAVTVPGSGSHTGTIKVNPFIFKSAMTTSAPSASAASPPVANTSSTNTTSSLS; from the exons ATGTCCGTCACATTTGAGCAGATTATTTTGGATGCTAAGCGAGTTGCCAATCGGCTCAAAGACCGCGAAGCGCTTGGTGACTCGCTGCTTTTAGAGACCGAATCGGTCAACAAGCAGATGGAATCAATGCGACAGTTTCAAGACGACATTGACATTTTGAATAAGCTAGCAAGAGAAAGGTCGAATAATCAGTTAATTACTATTATTCATCAGGAGAATCCTCAAATCCGTGAAATCCAGCAAGAAAACCGACTACTCAAAGCGGCCCTAGAAGATCATCAGCATGCTCTGGAGCATATCATGTCCAAATATAGAGAACACACGCAAAGTAAGATTTTGAACACGAAGGTAAATTTTGTTGAAGCATTCAACAAGCATCAGCAGTTCTCTGAACGGAAGGATGAACTTATCCGGCAGCAAACTAATAAGATCCAAGAAATGGCGGCTGTCATGCAGCGGGCATCGCAGATTGACGAGGAAAAGTTCAACCAGGAACAGGAGTGTCTCAGTAAGCTTATTACGGAAAATAAG GGACTTCGCGAGCTGCTAGAGATCTCACAGAAATACGGTTCCAATGGTCAAAGGATCCTCGTCGATGAAAAATCTACACAAACTGACAATCACTTGTTAGACGATTTCGCTGTTACCGTCCCGGGTTCCGGTTCTCACACCGGTACGATTAAGGTCAATCCATTCATCTTCAAATCCGCAATGACCACTTCGGCACCATCAGCTAGCGCAGCTTCTCCCCCGGTTGCTAATACCAGTAGTACCAACACGACGTCATCTCTATCGTGA